One Brassica napus cultivar Da-Ae chromosome C2, Da-Ae, whole genome shotgun sequence DNA window includes the following coding sequences:
- the LOC106392645 gene encoding uncharacterized protein LOC106392645 produces the protein MFNDLSTKYNNVASHMRQMDVQIAQTAESVKRHQGTLPGKTDKSPKECSAVALRSGRNLLDTVPKKLSAAEKGKQKEGEQPRSEAPPLSDEEPKQSGETDPTPVATPVEPVPPREYTPKVPYLVPAKTSRKDREETKCKKMLEDLTIKLPLMDAIQMIPSMRSLMKGLISGKVTGDSELLMVSKECTAVLKNKPIKKLDDPGKFVLSIQIGRTVFAYSLCDLGSSVNLMPYSVENDWASRTSN, from the coding sequence ATGTTCAATGACTTGAGTACCAAATACAATAACGTAGCCAGCCATATGCGTCAGATGGACGTTCAGATCGCCCAGACAGCCGAGAGCGTTAAGAGGCATCAAGGTACTCTACCTGGAAAGACCGATAAAAGCCCTAAGGAATGCAGTGCCGTAGCACTAAGGAGTGGAAGAAATTTACTGGATACAGTCCCTAAGAAGTTGTCAGCAGCGGAGAAGGGTAAGCAAAAGGAGGGTGAGCAACCACGATCTGAAGCACCCCCTTTATCTGACGAGGAACCAAAACAGTCTGGTGAGACTGATCCAACCCCTGTCGCTACACCTGTTGAGCCTGTTCCTCCGCGTGAATACACCCCTAAGGTTCCATACCTTGTTCCAGCAAAGACATCTCGCAAGGATCGGGAGGAGACAAAGTGTAAAAAGATGCTAGAGGATCTAACTATCAAGTTACCTCTTATGGATGCGATCCAGATGATACCTTCTATGCGCAGTTTGATGAAAGGTTTGATCTCTGGCAAGGTAACTGGTGATAGTGAGCTATTGATGGTTTCAAAGGAGTGCACCGCGGTACTTAAGAACAAGCCGATTAAGAAATTGGATGATCCAGGCAAGTTTGTTCTCTCGATACAAATTGGGAGAACCGTGTTCGCTTATTCTCTATGCGATCTGGGTTCAAGTGTCAATCTCATGCCTTACTCCGTGGAAAACGATTGGGCTTCACGGACTTCAAACTGA